From Vibrio crassostreae, one genomic window encodes:
- a CDS encoding c-type cytochrome encodes MDMSRRILSVVIAVLTFSTGAMAAGLSEAEQDAIAERIKPVGQVYLVGSEPVAAEPTGPRDGAAVYGTFCIACHASGVSGAPKTGDAGDWGPRIAQGRDILADHAINGFNAMPAKGSCMDCSDDEIKDAIEHMIAGL; translated from the coding sequence ATGGATATGTCTCGTCGAATTTTAAGCGTTGTCATCGCAGTTTTAACCTTTTCAACTGGCGCAATGGCTGCAGGCCTTAGCGAAGCGGAGCAAGATGCAATTGCTGAACGCATCAAACCAGTTGGCCAAGTTTACCTAGTCGGCAGCGAGCCAGTAGCCGCAGAACCAACAGGCCCTCGTGATGGCGCAGCAGTTTACGGTACCTTTTGTATCGCTTGTCACGCATCTGGCGTAAGTGGCGCACCTAAAACAGGTGATGCTGGAGATTGGGGCCCTCGTATTGCTCAAGGTCGCGACATCCTAGCTGACCACGCAATCAACGGTTTCAATGCGATGCCAGCGAAAGGTTCATGTATGGACTGTTCAGACGATGAAATCAAAGATGCTATCGAGCACATGATTGCCGGTCTGTAA